The Patescibacteria group bacterium genome segment GAGAAGAGAACTCCTTTGGCGCCGTGGATTGAAAGTTCAAGTAGGGGAGAGTTGATTGCATTTTTGGCAGCTTCTTCTGCGCGTTTTTCTCCAGATGCGGTACCGATGCCCATGAGCGCTGATCCAGCATTTTCCATGATCGATCGAATATCAGCGAAGTCGATGTTGATAACTCCAGGAGTGGTGATGAGGTCAGAAATACCCTCAACTGCTTGTTTCAAAATCTCATCACACATCGCAAACGCGGCGCGGGCAGTGGTTTCCTTGCTGATGGTTGAAAGAAGTCGGTCGTTTGGAATGATGATGATAGCGTCGACTGATTTTTTCAATTCTTCAAGACCTTGTTCGGCAAGTCGCATTCTCTGTGAACCCTCAAAGAAAAATGGTTTAGTAACAACAGCGACAGTGAGCGCGCCAATTTCTTTTGCGGTTTTAGCTACGACAGGGGATGCGCCAGTGCACGTGCCTCCTCCCATTCCTCCGGCGATGAAAACCATGTCAGCACCCTTGATCGCTTCCTGGATTTCCTCCTTGGTTTCTTCAACTGCGCGTTTACCGAGTTCGGCGTTCATACCAGTACCCAATCCACGAGTGAGATTTTTACCAATGTGAATTTTTTTCTTGGCGAGGGTGTTGTGCAAATCCTGCGCATCGGTGTTGACCGCAATAAATTCAACTCCTTTAACTTTGGAGTTAATCATGTGGTTGATGGCATTTTTTCCGGAACCACCAATACCTAAAACTTTTATTCGAGCGAATGTTTCAACTTCTGGTGCAATTTGGGGCATGGGATAAAAATTAAAGTTAAAATCTTAAAATTCAAAATACAGGAAGGTTGTTAAAAAGTCAAAGAAAATTTTAGTTTTTCGTTTTGAGCTTTTAGTTTCTCCATCATAGCAGAAAGGTTTAAATAAATACAAGCATTGACTATAGAAGGCATGTGTATTATAAGATAGCAAGCAAAATCAAGCTGAAAAGTGATTTTCTGCGAGTTCCAAAGGAAAATTATGGCATCGATAGGAATTAGAAAAATGCCGGTGAGGCTCAGCCTCGCGGTCCCCGGGGGTCTCCGCGAGAACAATCGCTTTGTCGTCTTCCGTTACTGTGAAGTGGCGGTTGAAATCCCAGAAGACAAAGATTGTGTTCTCTGCTACGAAATTAACGGTTTCAAGTGGGGTTTCAAACGTCAACGTGCAACCTGGGAGTGCGGATCCGAGATGTTTGAGGTTGTTTTGGTTCCAGAGAATCCGGCTGAGGCCCTAGACATTCTAAATGATCTTAGGAGCGTAGGCGGCTCGTCAAAATGGCATGAGACC includes the following:
- the ftsZ gene encoding cell division protein FtsZ, encoding MPQIAPEVETFARIKVLGIGGSGKNAINHMINSKVKGVEFIAVNTDAQDLHNTLAKKKIHIGKNLTRGLGTGMNAELGKRAVEETKEEIQEAIKGADMVFIAGGMGGGTCTGASPVVAKTAKEIGALTVAVVTKPFFFEGSQRMRLAEQGLEELKKSVDAIIIIPNDRLLSTISKETTARAAFAMCDEILKQAVEGISDLITTPGVINIDFADIRSIMENAGSALMGIGTASGEKRAEEAAKNAINSPLLELSIHGAKGVLFSIAGGDDLTMFEIQDAAKVITESIDPNAKVIFGTVRDEKIKKGEIKITVIASGFPETVAKRSLFGTDTSSPAEEKKGKIYNPMTAPITPKEIAPKVEEKKVVDDNDDDWGAVPAFLRRAKK